The Vitis vinifera cultivar Pinot Noir 40024 chromosome 7, ASM3070453v1 genomic interval CCAACAACAATGAATTAGTTTTGGAGATTACACCGAGTCTTAAGAACTTGAGACATCTCAAAGCTCCTTCTTTCCTGTAAACGTGAGTTGGAGATTAAAGATCATTGAGTCAATAATAGTAGGATCGTCCTAACTAATTATTTGGTACTTGGTAGCATCTATAATTCTGACATTTGATCTTTCTTTgtctgtctcttcttcttcttctacttcctCATCCTCAATCTTTTACCGGATTGGATCATTATAAAAGTTTGGTGAAGTGTTGGTGGTAAGATCTCTCGGTTCTAGAATCCATTCCCAATCTTTTACTGGCTtagagatttttgaaagttttccCATGGAGTGGTGGCTAGTTTTCTTGGTTTAACTCAGGAAATTTTTGTGGGATTGCAGTGTACAAAAGAGAACCCCAGTATCACTGTGACTTTTTTAAAGCGTTGTTTGTTGTGACATTATATGCCATGCACATGTTTTTACTTAACTGGAATGtacattttttttgaaaaattggccAAGTAGTGGTGGGAAGATGTTTTGGTACAAGTCTggaaaatttatgatattatagTGGACAAGCAAATAAGAGTTAATGAACCCCAGTATCATTGTGATTTTCCTACATCATTATTTTTTGTGACCCCATATGCAAGCATCACTGGAAAGCACATTTATAAGCAATGAGAAGAAATTGCTGTCACTGTATATGAACCAGATGTCATGCAATTATTCATGCTATCCTTAAATCATTGCTATTgtctgtcttttttttttttttgataaccgagaaaccttccatggccaagcccttaggactctccatggggacccaaacctcggGGTGCTCTTCTAGAAGGTTATATTTTCCTCTTATCACTTCATTTGATGACAGGGGTCTATGCTTTATAGTTTATTGTTACCTTGTTTGAGTTGTTTGCGTTATTTTTCAGTTGGGAAAATCAAGTGCTACCTTTTATCTAGAAACATGCTTAGATTGAATTTTGTTTCGTAGTTCATGAACTTTTACTACTCACTTTTGTTTtatcctttttgttttctaattttttatatatgtttctttttctcctttgatTTACATATTGTGCATCATTCCTTTCTTATTAATACAATGAATTCTTTTATCCTTAAAGAAAATTGTGTTGCAAGCCatgccatctttttttttttcttttgtgtgatTATTAACAAATCTTGTTGGAAATTCCTTTCTTGCTCATATACAGGTTGGACAGTCACATATTGGAGGCTATAACTAATTTAAAGgaccctagtggttctaacaaGACTGCTATAGCTATGTACATTGAGGTATTCTAGCTCACATATATCAGTTATTTTAGAAATCTTTGATGTTGGCAGAAATATATAATTAAGTAATCAAACTGCAGTGCTACTTGAATGGTTCTAATGCTTATGCATTACTTTATAATAAGTCTTGCTTCTACTACATGTATGTGTGTATATGCCCAATGTCTTCTGCTATTACATAACAAtgtttttcctcattttctgtAGTTATAAGCTTAAAAATCAATGATATCTGCCTacagaatattttttttttcccaagagTGTAGACTGCTGTATCACTAATGCTTACATATGTATATATTCCAATTCCAACTAGTTAGGACTTGGCACTCTGGATGATTTTTTCACTATAGTTTCTAGTTGTTATAAATGACTTGATTTTTACTCtcatcaattttcattttgacATGTTGTCAATCTTTTtgagaaaaccattttgaaATCACACCCTGTTTAAAACTAAATCAGGTATAAAGATTATAGAAACACTTGCCATGGATGGTTTGTTTTAGTTGTATCTCATTTTGTTTGCACTGGTTCTGACATCATTGGTTTTCATTTTTAGGAGCATTATTTGGCACCTCCAAACTTCAAAAAGCTGCTGTCAACAAAATTAAAGCTTTTGGTAGCAAATGGCAAGTTAACTAAGGTAATTAATCCTATGAGCATCAGTGGAACATACTAGCAGAAAACGTCAACTTTAACATGTGAGGAATCTGTGAAGCTAAATTGAATGTGAAGATTTATGTGTTCAAGCctgaaaatatcaaaattcaaCTAGGAAGTGAAGATAGAAGTCATAATCGTATTTAAAATGTGAAGAGGATTCAGAAAGAGTTATCTTTGTGCACTTTACCTATGGAGCCGATTTATttgttatctatttatttatttagttattgcAAATCAAATGGTGCCTATCAAGTTAACGATGTGTGTTTTTTGGTTCCTTGGTATGTGTATGCATATTCTCTTATAGTAAGTAGAATTTTACTAGACTAATGAATGAACAGCACAGAGATGGGAGTGACAACATCCAAGAAAGTTCAATTTTGTTGAATCATTATATTGACCTGGAAAATAATTCTGTTGTTTGAATTGATAGGTAAAGGGTAACTACAGGATTGCAACAAGTTTGATGCCTCCTGTAGTGAGAAGAAGCTCTACCATGCCATTTGAGGAGGGAAAGCAAAAGGATTCTTCAAAAGCAGATAAGGGTGACATCAAAATCCTTACTAAATCTCAGATTGATGCAGAGCTGGTGAAGATGAGGAGTATGACTGCTCATgaagctgctgctgctgctgcacGAGCAGTTGCTGAGGCAGAAGCTGCCATTGCTGAGGCTGAAGAAGCAGCAAGAGAGGCGGAGGAAGCGGAAGCTGAAGCAGAAGCAGCACATGTTTTTGCAGAAGCAGCATTTAAGGCTTTGAAATGCAGAACACTTCGAACCTGGTGAAAAGtctcttctaacacttatcTTTTTCAGGTCCTTTATTAGATTTCATAGATTTGTGTCTTTTCCTTATGATGCTGCTCCTGCATCATGAGACTCATGGTACTCTTATCTTCAGTAGGTTGTTTGAGAAGCTTCACCAAGATATGGAATACAtagggtctttttttttttcaacccaaCTGGTCTTTAATCTAACCATTTGGTTGCCTCTTGTGTCTGTCCCGTGTActtttttgttaatatattatatatacctTTCTTTGCCtgtcaccaaaaaaaaaaacaatccatTTGGATTTGACTATAGAAATCCCTATTTTAGGATTATCCTCATGAAGCATAAGACTAAATGATCTATGCTGTCAGTTGACTGGACACGATCAGTGTTGCTCCACACTTGGGGGCCACCTGTATGAAAGCCTAACTTCCTAGATAGTTTTATTTCCCTTATTTTGtctgaaaatttaagatttcttCCTGCTAGTTAAACTTTCTGATTTGGCCAGTATCTCGAACAAATTTCTATTTGCAAATCATGCTTGATGTGTGaaacttttattcatttaatacTTCTCAAATCTTCTACAGTACAACCATTGCTATATATGACTTCACCTTTTTCTGACTGGAGATGAGGCAATCTAATAAAACTTGCTGTGTGTTCTGAAAATGTTCTGTTTTACATGGTACTCCATCAAGTGTGCATTACCTGATTTTATCATGTACAATTTAGTGTAGTGAATCAGAGTCATTTTATCACTgattactctctctctctctcccttttctCCAACACTCTCGagttaaacaaaataaaattcagaaTGCAACACATGTTTCTCATTTTCTCATATACATTGTGTTTTCACCATTTCATTTCTCGTCTGTTGACCTTTAATTTCTGAATTTCTTGCTGAATTTGTTGCAATCCATAGCTCTTCTTTCTCCACTATACTACCGTGCTAAATTCTTTCAGGCAAATTATTCATGGCACATATTAGCACCTTAATcccaatttgaaaattttttcatCCTCCCCTAATTTTTAGCCAGATCTAACTATAATGTTAGTTACCACAAAATGCCGGTGTCACACTGTATCAAGGTTTCTTTAGTGCATGTAATGGAACAAGTGTGTAGTTGTacttattgatatttttgtttcacATTTTTGCAAACATGTGCAGATGGTAGAAACATCAAATCTGGCTGTTTGGATCATTGGAATGGAACCGTGCATTAGGACTCTGATGAGCATCAAAGTGCGGCATTAGCTCTTGCAACATGTTTTATAGCTGTAAATATTGTTAGGCTTGTGAATGTGACAAAATGCAAAATTATCCTGTCAAAATGTGCTTTCTCTTGAGGTTTTTTGCTGGCTGGAAGCCATAGTAGGTTCATTGATTTTGAGGATTTTGTAGTGAAGTAAAAAAAAGAGGGACTAGCCAAAGAAATAGAAATCGAAACCTTCAGATGCCAAGTTGAATATATGCTCCACCTCTCCCTGACTGTTATTTGATCTGAGGAAAGAATGAATAACACAAAATGCAATTTTTGGAATGGATTCCGGTAGCAATATTTCCTTGTGGTCAGCAGCTCTTTATAAATGTAACAATGATGCCACTCTCTCCTGTGGGATGCGCAAAGAGTGAATGTGTCTTCAAATTAAAGATAAATCTGACTTGGGTGGGGttcatcattttctcatttcaatTTCACTTGAGACTGAAGCACATGAACTTCAGATCAGTTGAATGCCAAGATAACCCAGGTAAGGGACACCAAGCATAAGGGGCTTCACCAGCAGCTCACTTAACTGATGgtttgcttttaaatttttaatatatattctcttgtttttcctaaaaacaaaaaaagaaaaaaagagaaaaaaagattaaaaagaaaaaagaaaaaaagaggaatTAGGTGATGGCACCTAACTTCAAATCGTGATAACCAAGTTATATGTAAGCATGCATATGGACCAGAAGGCGTGTACATATATAAGCATACATGGAGCATACAAATGCAACAAATCTCAGGTGTTCAAACCTGATCAAGTAGACACAAAAGGCCTACTGGAGATCACAGtcgctttaattttttttgtgatcACTGATCAGCATGTTTAATCTCACCCAGAGATCCAAAAATAGAGCATCCCTTCTATTGGTACTGTTCTCCCACTGGGTGCAAAAGGTCCTCATTTCGAACCCTTGCAATGCCTAATTAATATTTTGTGGAGTTTCATTTATACCGAAATTAATATGTTGGCTACAAATTAACTCATGACATGGATTGGAGAAGTTCTGAA includes:
- the LOC100854718 gene encoding telomere repeat-binding factor 1 isoform X2 produces the protein MLLLKFCGGVGGSCWRAKVLGLLLMGAPKQKWTSEEEAALKAGVIKHGAGKWRTILMDPEFSTILHLRSNVDLKDKWRNMNVMASGLGSRHRAKLALKNQTTPKHHEEAMALSTVVQSGEEILDAKPLAISRGPLRIDGPKKGITRLDSHILEAITNLKDPSGSNKTAIAMYIEEHYLAPPNFKKLLSTKLKLLVANGKLTKVKGNYRIATSLMPPVVRRSSTMPFEEGKQKDSSKADKGDIKILTKSQIDAELVKMRSMTAHEAAAAAARAVAEAEAAIAEAEEAAREAEEAEAEAEAAHVFAEAAFKALKCRTLRT
- the LOC100854718 gene encoding telomere repeat-binding factor 1 isoform X1 translates to MLLLKFCGGVGGSCWRAKVLGLLLMGAPKQKWTSEEEAALKAGVIKHGAGKWRTILMDPEFSTILHLRSNVDLKDKWRNMNVMASGLGSRHRAKLALKNQTTPKHHEEAMALSTVVQSGEEILDAKPLAISRGPLRIDGPKKGITRLDSHILEAITNLKDPSGSNKTAIAMYIEEHYLAPPNFKKLLSTKLKLLVANGKLTKVKGNYRIATSLMPPVVRRSSTMPFEEGKQKDSSKADKGDIKILTKSQIDAELVKMRSMTAHEAAAAAARAVAEAEAAIAEAEEAAREAEEAEAEAEAAHVFAEAAFKALKCRTLRTW
- the LOC100854718 gene encoding telomere repeat-binding factor 1 isoform X4 → MGAPKQKWTSEEEAALKAGVIKHGAGKWRTILMDPEFSTILHLRSNVDLKDKWRNMNVMASGLGSRHRAKLALKNQTTPKHHEEAMALSTVVQSGEEILDAKPLAISRGPLRIDGPKKGITRLDSHILEAITNLKDPSGSNKTAIAMYIEEHYLAPPNFKKLLSTKLKLLVANGKLTKVKGNYRIATSLMPPVVRRSSTMPFEEGKQKDSSKADKGDIKILTKSQIDAELVKMRSMTAHEAAAAAARAVAEAEAAIAEAEEAAREAEEAEAEAEAAHVFAEAAFKALKCRTLRT
- the LOC100854718 gene encoding telomere repeat-binding factor 1 isoform X3 — encoded protein: MGAPKQKWTSEEEAALKAGVIKHGAGKWRTILMDPEFSTILHLRSNVDLKDKWRNMNVMASGLGSRHRAKLALKNQTTPKHHEEAMALSTVVQSGEEILDAKPLAISRGPLRIDGPKKGITRLDSHILEAITNLKDPSGSNKTAIAMYIEEHYLAPPNFKKLLSTKLKLLVANGKLTKVKGNYRIATSLMPPVVRRSSTMPFEEGKQKDSSKADKGDIKILTKSQIDAELVKMRSMTAHEAAAAAARAVAEAEAAIAEAEEAAREAEEAEAEAEAAHVFAEAAFKALKCRTLRTW